The stretch of DNA GGAAAAAAGACCTCAGGACATGTCTTTGATTATGAACCGAGAAAAATATCACAAATATTAAAATGTGGAGCTGAGGATCTCCAACTTGGGCCGCTTGCCATTACAGCTCTTTGCAGGCGTTAATTACTTAATATCTTCAAAAAGAGGAAAACACTATGTTTGAAACAGTTTCTTTATCTTACTTGTTATTAATGATGAATACTATTTGGGGCCCTGTTATTTAGGCCTGAAAACGTTTTAAATCAGATGAAAATTTTAATAATTAAAAGTATTATTATTCAAGTGGTCAATTCTGTTGCTTTATGTTCAAAATACTAATAATGTTATCCAAATCATGCTTACTTCAGTAACCACCAACCCAGTCGACACCTGTCCACATCTGTGTCTCGGCGAAGAGATCAGGTGTCACAGCTGTGTTCTCTCCCCATTCAGCACTTCGTCCGGCGCCCCTCCGGTCCAGCCCCGCCCCTCCTCCACACTGGGCTGCAGCTGGCAGATAAAGTGGTTGAGCATATTTTGGGCCGACTGCAGGTTGTCCAAGCTGCTACCAGGATCTACCTCCCTGACATCCATACCCATGTCCTCGCTCCTTGTCCTCCAGTTCCGGATGATCTCATCTTCTGAGTCGTCCATGGTACCGTCCTCTGGTTGGTGGAGGTCCATCATGGCCTCTGTGCCCTTCAGCTGGCCATGCTGCTCCTCCTGCCTGtgcttctgtctcctagaggagGGAATCTCCTCCAGACTGGCTGACAGGATGCGGATGGGAGAGCCCAGTTTGCGGCTCGTAGTGACCCTgtacctgtcctcctctgttgggCCATAAGCTGAGTTCTTGAAGCTGGTGGTGAGGGTGACATCATCCATGGGGGCTGGTAAGGTCTCAGAGTGAATGGTGACATGGAGATGGGGGATCTGTAGGGAGTGGGGAGGGTGTTGTCTGACAATCTCCTCACCCCCTGActcactctctgtgtctccctctccctgtcctgccCAGCAAATACGCTCCTGTCTCCACGGTTGAAACGCTGTGCCACCATGATGACCTCCCGCTGACCTCAGAATGCATTTTGGAGCCTCATCCCCCATCTCCGACCAATCAGATTCCTCCTCTTCTGGCAATGTTCCCAGCGATAGGTCTTCCCCTTTGGTGGTGACCTTTCCATAATGATGACTATCCATGAATTGGACTGGAGGGGGGGCAACAGGGAGAAGGAATTGATTGACAGAATCATCTGGGTGGAAATGTTTGTCGAGGGCTTCCTGTAGCAAGGATGTTACCTAAGGAATGAAAATAGATGACACAGAACAGAAAACAGTTATGTTGTTATGACAATGAACATCTGTACATCAAGAAAAAAGCTGAGTCAAAACTAAAAGACAACTCATAGCTTCATAACAATGGGCATTAGAAAGAATGGGCTACGTAAAACAGCATTTACTAACTACACGCAGCTCAAAGCAAAAACAATGGTTTCTATTGGTGGTTTCACTCTGAACTAAAAtggttttgatgaataaacaaaAGGTCAAACGAATGGGAGATATGGGTGGTGGAAGGAAGGAGACATTCTATACAAAGaggaacatacactacatgaccaaaagtatgtggacacctgctcgtcgaacatcttatttcaaaatcatggacaataatgtggagttggtcccccctttgctgctatgacagcctccacccttctgggaaggctttccactaaatgttggaacattgctgtggggacctgcttccattcagccacaagagtattagtgaggttgggtactgatgaacacagtcggcgttccaattcatcccaatggtgttcaatggggttgaggtcagggctcaagtcagtcaagttcttccacaccgatctcgacaaaccatttctgtatgaacctcgctttgtgcatggggtaattgtcatgctaaaacaggaaagagctttcctcaaactgttgctacaaagttggaagcacagaatcatctagaatgtcattgtatgctgtagccttAAGATTTCCCGTTACTGGAATTCAGCTCTTCGTCCGGCACCCCTCCGGTCCAGCCCCACCCCTCCGGTACATTGGGCTGCAGCTGGCAGAAGCGGTTGAGCATATTTTGGGCCAACTGCAGGTTGTCCAACCTGCTGCCAGGATCTACCTCCCTGACATCCACACCTCCATCATCACCCTTTTCCTCGCTCCTTGTCCTCCAGTTCCTGATGATCTCATCTTCTGAGTCGTCCATGGTACCGTCCTCTGGTTGGTGGAGGTCCATCATGGCCTCTGTGCCCTTCAGCTGGCCATGCTGCTCCTCCTGCCTGTGCTTCTGTCTCCTGGAGGAGGGAATCTCATCCAAACTGGCTGGCAGGATGCGGATGGGAGAGCCCAGTTTGATTAAGATTTACCTTCACtggaagtaaggggcctagatcaaaccatgaaaaacagccccagaccattattcctcatccaccaaactttacagttggcactatatatTGTttcaggtagtgttctcctggcatctgccaaatccCGCTTCGTCCATtggactgctagatggtgaagcgtgattcatcatttCAGAGAAcgggtttccactgctccagagtccaaaggcAGCAAGTTTTACACCACttcagtcactgagctcttctgtaaggccattctacttccaatgtttgtctatggagattgcatggctgtgcgctCGATTTTATACCTCGGGTGCGGCTGAATTAGTTGAATCcgctcatttgaaggggtgtccacatactgttgtataTATGGTGTAGTTACAATtcgttaaccctttacactcgtgggaatacataaccatggtagcaattgaaagggaacagtttggagataatGGAACAATTATTAGACAAAAGGTGAGTGCACAatagttcacctgacacaagactgaatccaaaaaTTATACTTTTGATTTAAGTGCATTTTACATATGCTTTTCCCCGCATTTGTTGCTAataaaatctgaaaatactctggatacattcatcAACATGATAAGactattcctggaaaatgtggagtaggtgcaacataagacaaataaattacaagggtttgagtgagaggactaactggtgtcgcCAAGTGGctacacctctccaaagtgtgcacagttcctaagcaaTTTCAATGGACTTTTATGACTCATAGAAAAGTTTTCAACTATAAGGTActtttttgagctctcctagctgtgccgtcaaggaactagagcaagcacacttgtggTTGTTTCGGTTTGGAACACaactgttgttgtttacgcaatccaaaatCTGACCATTTTTAAATTGCAAtttgggtcaggtgggcatgatTTAAAATCTTCTTCTATTGCCAACATAAGTTATAAAATACCATCTTGCAGTGTTAGGCATCAtaaggcaattcagagaagcagATGGTATTTTTTACGGCAAATAGAAAGGAGTCCTGAGTGCATTCAGATGCGTGTGCCATGTCAAATCTCTTCAAAATAAACAAAGAGGCTCATTCTGTtcggaacaacccagggtatgatgccatcttgtaactgtacatcatacatagtgatcataaatgtTGTCCCTGTACagatagatgtaggatcttaatttgagccaatttgcTACAATAGggaaataatcctgcagaaacaggaaatgaGAATTATTATGGTgattataatgaatggatttTGTTTTAGGAGTTTGTAAATTTGTCGTTggagcaaatcaagtctgacattttaaagtggaaattacaaacgtcagaagcctttttaaactttgaatgcactacaagtttgcatttcctgctgtgcatgAAAATGAtgagcaacaaaagagtgatcaaattaagatcctacatctgtatgtgacATGCGTTTCAGGAGTTGGagatgtgaagtgcacatttggactctaaggtgtttggcttgcttgtttGACATCAGAGCGggatttattataatcctcaaagTCTTATCATTCAAAATACATCGAGTCATCTTATTTCACAGCATTTCCCTCGCTCAgacaagaaaaaaaaaagagtaaAAGTTGCCCAATTACGGGGCGGGATAACTTCTTGTCGCGCAGTGCTCAAGTTCAGatcggctgtcagtcaaaacccatacagagctctgacatcatgtatagcatgttgcTGTACAGCCACTACATTCCAATTTAGGAGCCATTTTCAACCAGTATACACGGGTACGAATGTAAAGGGATAACATTGTGTAAGTGCATGCCATGCACTATAGCTAATTCTTATTGCAATGCATTCCAAGGTTGGGGCTTGAGGGTCAGGGGATCATAAAGGTCAGGCAGGTTTGATTCAGGACCTGTACTAGCAGTATTTCTCTGTACTCGGCCACTTTGGTCTGGTTTTGCGCACGTTTTAGGTTGTCTTTTTGTCTCGGCTAGATCTGTTCATCAGGAGGAGTTCTCACATTAATAGTCTCCATGCTGTGGATGGTGGTCTTGGCTGAGGACAGCTGATCTGTCAGGGCTGTGATGCGCTGGTTCAGATGCTCACGCTCCCCGTCCATACTCTGAGCCTGTCAAACcacacacataacataagacACACATAAACATGACTAAAAATTGTAATACCATATTCCAGAtatgtaaagaatgtacttctaTCGACTTCAAAAAAATCTAATGAGCCATCTGCTGGTGCCTCACCACTGAATGAAGCTTCCGCTCCAAGAGATTATTGGTCTGTTGAGTGTAGGAGTAGTTATCCCTCAATCTGAaatatgagagggagggagggagggagggagggagggagggagggagggagggagggagggagggagggagggagggagggagggagggagggagggagggagaaggattgTCAGAGTTACAGTGATAACACTATCTAAGCTTGTCAATGTCATGCATATCAACTCAAAATAAATGGCAAATAAAAGAACATTGTAACTGCCACACTAATTTTCCTCCCTGAACCCCCTTTTAATTCTGAGGTACAATAAATATCCCAATGACTTGTAACTCCTCCCCCCGACCTTTTGAATTTGTCCAGGAGGCTACTCAGCTCCACACGTGTGTTCTGTAGTTCTGACTCAAGGAGCTGGTGACTGCTCTTAAACTCAGTCCCCATGCACTCCATTCGCACGGCAGTCTGGAGCAAACTGTGGTGCAGATCCTCATTTTGCTCCTGAAGCATCCTGaagggagtaggagagaggagggcggGGGGGTTAGTGCTCAGTTAGATCACCATTTGTATCTTAATGAAACATTTATTCATTTGTTAAACAACAATAATATGGAACATGTGACAAAAACTTTTATTTTACATTCCCAATTTTTATTATTCCCCCGATAAGCAACAAGACAGAGATCAAATGAAACATAAAATCAAACTCACATTATTCGATCAACCTCGGATCCTTCCTATATGGGAAGGACAAAGCCAAAATGGATTTTTACAGTAGTCAACAACGTGCATTTCATAAATAGAAATGGATTTTGAAGCCTCCAGTTAATAGACATTGATAACCAATAGTGACACGTTGTGTGGTCATTTTGATGTGTCATCCATGATTATGTAGGTAGGTGCCTGCATGTTTAATGCCACAATCAATGGGAAGCAAATGAATGGAACATTCTTACATAATTAAGAATGTAAAACACGTGCAACGGTACAAACGGGTCAATAAATATACCGTGCACAGTAGATAATGCATGACATAACTAGCAATAGTAATAAACCCAACCCCAGGAGCAGTCATACTTTATGTAGAGAGGCAGTTGAGCCGCTGTAGGCTGTCTGCTGCTCGTCCTGATTCGTGGGGCTGGTGGTATTCCTAGAAGACTTGCTGGAATGGGACAATGACTCCAGCTCTGCAGCTGACACACTGACAGGAGAGTTCTCCTTAGAAGGGCTTGATGGGCTGTGGTGATCgtcatggtgatgatggtggtggtgtgtgtctgcAGGTGAGGAGGGATGGTGGTGAGATTCAGAATGGGAAGGTTGGTGGTGATGGGATTCATGGTGGGaaggatggtggtgatgatgaggtTCTAGGTTGCTAGGACTGTGATGGGGTTCAGAATGGGAGTGTGGATGGTGAGATTCTGAATGagaggggtggtggtgatggtgagaaTCTTGGTGGGAACTATGGTGGTGATGGAGAGATTCTGGATGGGAGCCATGGTGATGGAGATATTCTGGATGGGAGCCGTGGAGATGGAGAGAATCTGGATGGGAgccatggtgatggagagattCTGGAAAGGAAgcatggtgatggagagattgtgAATGGGAGCTATCGTCATGGAGAGATTCTGGATGGGAGCCATGGTGATCATGAGATTCTGGATGGGAGCCGTGGTGATGGAGAGATTCTGGATGGGAGCCATGGTGGTTGCAAGATTCTGGATGGGAGCCATGGTGGTTGCAAGATTCTGGATGGGAgccatggtgatggagagattCTGGATGGGAGCGGTGGTGATCGTGGGATTCAGGGTGGGacagatgatggtggtggtgcaATTCTGGATGGGAGCCATGGCGACGGTGAGAATCTGGGTGGAGAGGATGGTGGTGGTGTCCATGGTGATGGGGATGAGTTGGGCTGTGGTGGTCTCCATGGTGATGAGGATGAGTTGGGCTGTGGTGATGTCCATGGTGATCGGAATGACTCGGACTGAGGTGATCTCCCTGTTGATGGGGATGTGTTGGACTGTGATGGTCTCCATGGTGACGGGGTTGGCTTGGGCTTTGGTGGTCTCCATGGTGATGAGAATAAGTTGGGCTGTGGTGGTCTCCATCGGTATGAGTTTGGGTGTAGCTGTCTCCATGGGGATGGGCTGGGCTGTGTTGGTCTCCATGGTAATGGGGATGAGTTGGGCTGTGGTGGTGTCCATGGTGATGGGGATGACTGGGAGTGTGGAGTACTCCATGGTGATGGAGGTGGCTTGGGCTGTGGTTGTCTCCATGGGGATGAGTTTGGCTGTGGTTGTCTCCATGGGGATGAGTTTGGCTGTGGTGGTCTCTATGGGGATGAGTTTGACTGTGGTGGCTTCCATGGTGATGGGTTGGGCTGTGGTGGTCTCCATGGTGGTGGGGATGAGTTGGGCTGTGGTGGTCTCCATGGTGATGGGAATGGCATGGGCTGTGGTGTTCTCTATGAGAATGAGTTTGGCTGTGGTGGTCTTCATGGGGGTGGGGATGAGTTGGGCTGTGGTGGTCTCCATGGTGATGGGGGTTTCTTGGGCTGTGGTGTTCTCCATGAGGATGAGTTTGGCTGTGGTTGTCTTCATGGGGATGGGGATGAGTTGGGCTGTGGTGGTCTCCATGGTGATGGGTTGGGCTGTGATGTTCTCCATGACAATGGGGATGGCTTGGGCTGTGGTGGTCTCCATGATGATGGGGATGGCTTGGGCTGTGGAGGTCTCCATGTTGATGGGGGTTTCTTGGGCTGTGGTGTTCTCCATGAGGATGAGTTTGGCTGTGGTGGTCTTCATGGGGATGGGGATGCGTTGGGCTGTGGTGGTCTCCATGGTGATTGGTTGGGCTGTGATGTTCTCCATGATGATGGGGATGGCTTGGGCTGTGGTGGTCTCCATGGTGATGAGATGGACTGTGAAGACCGTGATGGTGAAATGGAGAATGGGAGCGAtgctggtgatgatggtggtgtggTGTTGAATGACAGGAGGGATGTCTTGATGAGGAGGGGCTATTATCTGGGCTAGTGCTGTCATCGGTGTGGCTGCTGGGACTGTGGTGTATGTCTCTTGCAGGCTGATGGTGTTGGTGGTCCTGGTGTTTGCCGAGATGGGAGCGAGAGTGCTTGCTGGAATGAGAGTGCTTGCTGGAGCGGAACTGCCTGCGGATATGGGAGTGAACACTGAAGGTCGTAGAGCTTGCACTGCCAGGCCGACTACTCTTTTGTCtttgcctctcctcccctttgtGTTCCACCTTGGGGGACCTCAGGGAGGCTTGTCCGGGGCTGCTGGGCCTGTGAGCAGCTGTGACCCCAAGAGAGGTGAGTCTGTATGGGCTGAACACCTGCCTGGTGATCTCGTTCAAAAAGGCAGAGAACTTCAATTTTTCCTGCACTAAGTTCTTCTTGGCTACCTGCTCTCTTTTCTCCAACTCCTTGTCTACAATGGTATCTGCATCTCCATCCCTGTCCTTACAATGGGACAGTGCCTCCATTGACTTTGCCTTGCGAAATTTGCCAGCCATTCTTGCCCCTTCAGAACTCTCCTGCTTCTTCAGGATGACATTGGCAGGGGTCTGATGAGAGGACATtactttctttttctttttttctttcaagCTCTTTTCCTGTATTGGGAGGTGGCCTTCATCATCAatcaaaggagatgtgtcatctTCCTCATCGTCCTCCTCGTCATAGGCCTTCCGCCCCCTGTAGATGTCAGTGCAGGACTGTGAGTACTTGGGCTTCTGCAGTGGATGTTTGTTATCCTTCACGGACTCATTAATACTAGTCTGAGAGGACCAGGTGGAGGAAGAGCCAGAGGATgacgaggaggaagaagaggatgatgttgaggaagaggaggaagaggatgaagatGATGAGGAACCAGAGGAGCTGGATGAGGTGGCTGCAACCTGAGGGTGGGAGGTCACATCTGTAGCATGGTGATGCAGATGGTGATGGTGGTCAGGGGAAGAGGGATGAGATTTCTCATTGTGGTGGTGAGGGTGATTGTTGTGGCCATGGCGATGGTGGTGGACAATACTGCCCTCTGATGTTGAATGGTTGCTATTGCAAGAGGAGATAACAATGACAGATTTGAGCAGTATTTCACTGAGGCAGAGACCATACTCTTAGGCTGAGTTACACGCTTTACTATAATGCATCGTTGGTAAATTAACCAGGACAAGATCATTTTGTCACATCTGCATAATACTGATCAAAATATGTACAATTTCCAAAATATTGAATACCAAAACAAGGAATTATAGTTCCATTCAGACAAAATTTCAGAACTTAGTTAACTAATAAAGTAATGTAATCAAACATACCCATGATCATTCTGATCTTCTGACCAATCTGTCTTTTGctggtgatgatgaggatggtgaTGCTGATCATGGTTGTGGTGGTGGCGGGGATGGTGTTTGTGGTGATACGTTTTTTGGTCAGCCATCTTGCCATGCTTGGGCTCCCTCTCCTGATGCTCGTGGAGGTGGGGCTTGCCGTGCCTGTGGCCCCTGGTCCCCTGTTTAGGCTGCACAGGAGTGAAGTACTTCTCCATCACCTGCTGCTTCTCCCTCCAGTGCTTCCGTGTGGTAGTCCTTGGTGCAGGAACAATCTGTTCCTTTTCTTGCTGTGCAGTCTGCAACAGTCTTTGAACTATTCCTCTCCCTGTGTAATGGGTGTATTTCCTTGATTATTTCTGATGATTCAAAAATATTTTCTGGACCAGAAATCAACTGTTTGGAAAAATGCCATATAATCATAGCAAAAGTTAGGACATTACTACATGTGAGCTAATTCAAACTGAGCACATTCATAAGTGCACAATAGTTATGCTGACTTCAAACAGGCCATTTAACACATGATCTTGTATCAAGTACAACTATTTTTTATTACAAAACTAATAACATGTTGAGTTATTATTGAAATAGAGGTcaacacaaatacaaaaacatatcAGCAAATACAATCAATCTCAAATCCGTCAGACTTACCTAAAAAAATGGTTTGAAAATATTTCGATGTGCCATTAATTCAAGAATCCTTATCAGGATTAATGAACTTGATCTTATTAATGAATTCAGATATTATCCTAAACCACATAAGCAGTGGGTGCCAGCACATACTCTGTCAGAGAACCCACAAGAATGACACAGGCTGAGATGCTCATTGATGTTTTGTACTAGGATTCTGCTGGCACTCTCCATCTGATGAAACCATTTTCCAATTGCGCTGGAGCGTGCAtgaaacacaccacacagaaacaTCAATAAATTCCCTGCACCCACCCACTAGCCCCAAGCTATTTCAGAACACATGTGGAAGCTACTTAATAATAGACAAAACATGGAAACTTTTCCTATTTCTGTGATGCATAATAAAGTAAAGCATTGGTCAGCTAGTGACATGGTATGGGCAATGTTACATTTTAAAACACTTGTGTCATTTGTGCAACATTCTTGGGGGTTGTAGTTTATTCACAAACTCAATTATTATATTTAAGAACTCATTGTTTATGTTAAGCTTAAACTGAAACTAAAAATATCTCTGAATTTGATCAAATAATGTTGCCCTTTAAGTTATCTATGAATACAATGAAACTGTGTGGACTTCAGTGTTTAGGAGATTGCCTGGTTAATGCCCAGCTTGCTACTGACCTACCTGCACCTACTGTGTCACTGCAATATCCACCATGATAtggaccaataaaattggatttgacttGCAATAGCCCATGATAACTAAAAGGAACGGCATTGAGAATTCCATTTAATTCCAATGGCATGACACAAGCAACCACATACCAAGAAACACGATTATTTGCAATGAATGATCATATCTTAATCCCTTATCACCACACCCTGACAGTTAAGTACAGAGGTACACATAAAAACTGCTTCTGGGATGTTTGACACCAGTAATATAGACAATAATTTGTCTCCGGACTGTCTATCTCTGAGGTTATAGCCATACAATACTAGCGTCTGTAGTTGTCCATCGCCCGCAGCCCCTTTCCCTGAATTGATTATCAATTGTGTGATACAGCACAGCCCTCCACTCACAATCAATGGCAGCACTGCACTGATGTGACCCTCCAGCAAAGAGAATGGAAGGTCAAAGCAGTGTGGGGCTGAAACCCAGCCCACAGGTTATATAACTCACAAATCAACAGTTTTCTCCTTCAATTCTAAAGGACAATGTTATTTAGGAGACCTAGAACATTGATACTCAATATAAACAAAattgattattttttttaaatcactggcCTGGTAAAATGTTACTTCAAAAAGTATCTTTAAAAGATAAAAATGAATGACTATAATGAGCGTATTATGTAGCACAGTTGTTATCACAAATGCATAGATCAAAGGAAAAAATTAACTTTGTTTCATACAGTAATTATTTGAACTGGAAGAGTTACACAGAATAACAAACTATTTATTATATTCATGATAACGGAACAATTATAAAAAGCAACATTACTTCTTACAGAAAAACGAAACAAAGCAAAGAGATCAACCATATGATAGACTTGAGTCAGTAACGGACATGGTCAGCCAATAAGAACGCGTTTCCAATTGATATGGAGTGGTGATCAGATAATAAAAGTCTTAAATCACTAACATCTAAACTATCATCTATGAGTGGAATAAAGAAACTAATTACATTTACACTAATACAAAAGAAAATAACAGTGATGGAAGAAGCCACAATGAGAGGGTGAGCGCAACCTCCAGGGAACAAAATGTGATAGGTGCTTTGTAAATAATTCTTATAGGTTAAAACACACCTGTAATCCAAAAATGATTGAgcaaataa from Oncorhynchus kisutch isolate 150728-3 linkage group LG28, Okis_V2, whole genome shotgun sequence encodes:
- the LOC116358167 gene encoding mucin-5AC-like, producing MARWLTKKRITTNTIPATTTTMISITILIITSKRQIGQKIRMIMATIQHQRAVLSTTIAMATTITLTTTMRNLIPLPLTTITICITMLQIINESVKDNKHPLQKPKYSQSCTDIYRGRKAYDEEDDEEDDTSPLIDDEGHLPIQEKSLKEKKKKKVMSSHQTPANVILKKQESSEGARMAGKFRKAKSMEALSHCKDRDGDADTIVDKELEKREQVAKKNLVQEKLKFSAFLNEITRQVFSPYRLTSLGVTAAHRPSSPGQASLRSPKVEHKGEERQRQKSSSAPASTLIPASTLAPISANTRTTNTISLQETYTTVPAATPMTALAQIIAPPHQDIPPVIQHHTTIITSIAPILHFTITVFTVHLITMETTTAQAIPIIMENITAQPITMETTTAQRIPIPMKTTTAKLILMENTTAQETPINMETSTAQAIPIIMETTTAQAIPIVMENITAQPITMETTTAQLIPIPMKTTTAKLILMENTTAQETPITMETTTAQLIPTPMKTTTAKLILIENTTAHAIPITMETTTAQLIPTTMETTTAQPITMEATTVKLIPIETTTAKLIPMETTTAKLIPMETTTAQATSITMEYSTLPVIPITMDTTTAQLIPITMETNTAQPIPMETATPKLIPMETTTAQLILITMETTKAQANPVTMETITVQHIPINREITSVRVIPITMDITTAQLILITMETTTAQLIPITMDTTTILSTQILTVAMAPIQNCTTTIICPTLNPTITTAPIQNLSITMAPIQNLATTMAPIQNLATTMAPIQNLSITTAPIQNLMITMAPIQNLSMTIAPIHNLSITMLPFQNLSITMAPIQILSISTAPIQNISITMAPIQNLSITTIVPTKILTITTTPLIQNLTIHTPILNPITVLAT